The sequence AACTGATCATCGGATGTTGAATAAAGACTGACGTAGTAGTATCGCTGTAGGGGGGCAAAATACATTTCTATGGTTCTTGGCTTCCCGGTACGCAATACCTCGTCGCTAATCCCAAGCAACCCTGTTTCGCGAAAGTCGGGAAGGATCTCCGTCACCCGTCTACCTATCACATCATCGGGTCGCAATCCGGTATACTTCTCAAAGGCGGCGTTCACCCGCAAGAACACACAATCCTCCGGGTTACCTGCCTCATCATAGACTAACCGGAACACCGAAATGGCACTGATGGAATTCTGGAACAGCTCCCGGAATTGTCTTTCCTGCTGCGCCAAGGCCGCCCGTTGTTGGTAGATCTCGGTGACATCATGGAAAACCAGCACAACCCCCAGGATCCGCCCATCCAAATCCACAATAGGCGCCGCACTGTCGGCAATTTGGTATTCGATCCCATCCCGGGCGATCAGGCTGGTGTGATTGGCCAATCCCACCACCCGGCCGGTGCGCAGGATCTGGGACACAGGGTCAGGATGGACCTGTCTGGTGATGGTGCTGATGATCCTAAACACATCGTTAAGGGGCCGTCCCTGAGCTTCCTCCGAGGACCACCCAGTGAGTCTTTCCGCGATGGGATTCATGCGGGTAATGCGGCCGTGGGTATCGGTGGTAATCACCGCATCACCAATGGACTGCAGGGTCACTTCTAAATCCTGTTCCCGCCGCCGCAGGGCCGCCTCTGTCTTCTTCAACTCAGTGATGTCCATAATCAAGCCTTCCAGAAAGCGTAATTCCCCATTCTCATCGTAGACCCCGTTGCCCTGCTCCCAGACCCATTTAATCTCTCCCGAGGCGGTACGGACTTCGTATTCCAGGGTGAGGGTCCTTTTGTCTTTGAGCACTTGTTGCCAAGCGTTCCAAATCTGGGTGTGATAACTGGGCAGGATAAGATCGTTGTATGCGACCCTGCTGTTGCCGATCAGGTCCTCGGGCTCATAGCCAAGGAGCTCCTTCACCCCATCACTAACAAAAAGCATTGTCCAGTGGGGATCATTGCGACACCGGTACGCCATCCCCGGCAGGTTGTTCATCAGGTTCGCCAGCTGTCGTTCCCGCTCCCTTAGGGCATCTAGGGACTGGGCCAGCTGTTCTTCGCTTCTTTTGCGCAATCGCAGGTGCCTGGCCAAGATCACAATCCCTCCGATACTGACCAGCAGGAGCAACGCGATCACCACGATGATCTCATTTCGTTGGGTCTCGGCCACCCGAACCAACTGATGGTACTGGGTGACGTCCATCACAGTACCGAAGACCACTTCCCTTTCGGGGTCATACTCAGCGATGGAGCGGATATCCACGATTGCGCCGTCACTGGGACGCCGGATCCGGAATTCAACGTCGTAGGGCTCTCCCTTTTCAATCAGATTGGCCAGGGCAAGATCTAACATTTCACGATACGGGGGCAGGGGGATGGTTTGAACCGCAGTGATGGTCCACTCCTCGTCACCCAAACCGTAAATCCGCTTTGCCCCCTCGGAAGCCACCACCCGGTTTTCTGTCAAGTGAAACTCCCAGTGGCCAATCCCGCTGATATCCTCGGCCCGCTTTAGACGTTGGTTGTAATCCACCAGGGTTGTTTCTGCTTCAATTCGGGCAGTGATGTCGTGGATAATAGAGAAAAGATAACGGCCTTCGGGGTCCACAGGATAGGAATAGACCTCCACCGTCCGCACCGTACCATCCTTCAGACGGTGGGGAAAGATAAAGTAGTTTCGCTCTTGGGCTGCGGCGTCTTGCCGTTCCCTTTCTATCTGGTCTGGAGGCAGCTGGTTGATCTCATCGATACCCATGCCCACCAGTTCTTCGAGGGAGTAGCCGTAAAAGGCGCTGGCCGCTTGATTTGCTTTTACAATCCTTCCCGTTTCCGTTTCAATCAGGAGCATCACGCTACCATGGACATCAAGGACCTCATCCCAAAAGAACTCACCTTCGTAGGCCAGTCCAATGTTGATCGGCAAGGGGATCACTAGGAGCAAAATCAGGACTAGGAGTCTGAGGGCCAACAATCCGGTCACTCCTTTGCGAAGGAAGGATAGCCGCGGAAACGGTCTATCCCACGGGTATCGAATCACGGCCATTCTAAGCCAGCAGGTCAAAATCCTAAAGACATGTATAGCAATGTACTCTGAAGACCATCCCAACTCATCCTACTATCCACCACCATCCCCTGGTCAGTCAAAATGGTCTTATATATACCCGGAAAAGAAGGATATGTCAACGTGAGGTTCACTGGGCTGCAACAGCTCATCATAGGCCAACATCTTTAAGAGGCGTAGGTATCAAACTGGAATATTTTGTTACATAGAAGCTGGATTACTATCATTGTACCGAAAACCACCCCGTCAAGCAATAAGGCAACTGGCCAATTCCCGAGATTAGACAAACTATGTGATATATTTCGAGCTTTTCCGAGCAATACCCCTTGTTAGGAAAACCACTGAGTATTAGTAAGTACCGCCCTGGAAAGGGCCAGCCTTTCAAGGCGGTACACCTGTTGTCTCTTTCGGCAATTAATCTGCCCACCATCAGTCCAGGCTCAACTGGATGTCTTCACCTTTGAAGACCACAGATTGCGGTTCGGACTTGATCTGTACATAAACACCCCCAGACATCAGCATCGCTGGCTGACGGCGTCCCATCAGATCCACATATTGAACCTCGTTGGCGTTGGTTTTGATCCTTCGCAGGACACTATCGCCCTTTTGCTTCCAGATCACCAACGTCTGTTCCCCTTCGTTACCAAAAAGCAAAGCAAATATCTCCGGATTACCAAAATCTAAGGTCCGCAGGAACTCCTTGTCACTCAGCTGTTCCATCAAGGTCCGTACCGCCACCACCGCGGCCTTGGGGGAAAAGTCCCAACGCACGATCCCGAAGTTATGCTCTAGTTCCTCGGGATTCTCCCCGTCGTTCAGCAAATCATACAGCACATAGGCCTGGTAACCCAAAGCCATGCTGTAACTGATCTTTTTCACCAGTTCACTGGCCTGTTGCCGCTCTGTGCGCCCAGCCCACGTAGAGTAGCCGGCCTCATTGAGCCAGACAGGTATATCTAGCCATCCTGCTGCTTCCATATAGCCGGCAGTATCCTGGGCCGCCTGGAGAAGGTTTGTAAACTCATTATGGGAGTGGAAGGCGTAGATATCCGGTGGTGGATCCGCAAGCAGTGTAAACTGGGGGATAAAATCCGGGCGGCGCTTTGTTTCGGAAAAGCCCCCATTCAACACCAATGCCTGGGGATCCTCCCCGTGGATTGCGGCAATTGTGGCGTTGAAAAGCTCCGCATACTGTTCCACAGTACCTCGCCAAAAACCAATATCCGGTTCATTCCAAATCTCCCAATAGCGTGTATAGTCCTTATACCTAGCCACCGCTTCCCTGGCAAAACGGACAAAGGCGTCCACCTGGGGCGGTGCTTTGTGCCACTCATTCCAGTCGTCACTGTGTACATCTCCTGTG comes from Bacillota bacterium and encodes:
- a CDS encoding PAS domain S-box protein, which produces MALRLLVLILLLVIPLPINIGLAYEGEFFWDEVLDVHGSVMLLIETETGRIVKANQAASAFYGYSLEELVGMGIDEINQLPPDQIERERQDAAAQERNYFIFPHRLKDGTVRTVEVYSYPVDPEGRYLFSIIHDITARIEAETTLVDYNQRLKRAEDISGIGHWEFHLTENRVVASEGAKRIYGLGDEEWTITAVQTIPLPPYREMLDLALANLIEKGEPYDVEFRIRRPSDGAIVDIRSIAEYDPEREVVFGTVMDVTQYHQLVRVAETQRNEIIVVIALLLLVSIGGIVILARHLRLRKRSEEQLAQSLDALRERERQLANLMNNLPGMAYRCRNDPHWTMLFVSDGVKELLGYEPEDLIGNSRVAYNDLILPSYHTQIWNAWQQVLKDKRTLTLEYEVRTASGEIKWVWEQGNGVYDENGELRFLEGLIMDITELKKTEAALRRREQDLEVTLQSIGDAVITTDTHGRITRMNPIAERLTGWSSEEAQGRPLNDVFRIISTITRQVHPDPVSQILRTGRVVGLANHTSLIARDGIEYQIADSAAPIVDLDGRILGVVLVFHDVTEIYQQRAALAQQERQFRELFQNSISAISVFRLVYDEAGNPEDCVFLRVNAAFEKYTGLRPDDVIGRRVTEILPDFRETGLLGISDEVLRTGKPRTIEMYFAPLQRYYYVSLYSTSDDQ